A segment of the Odoribacter splanchnicus DSM 20712 genome:
CGGAGCTACGGTGAAAGCGGTACAAGCTCCGGGAGTGAAAACCCTGATCGCTACTTCGACCGATCTCGATGGGAAGTTTAAGTTGAATATTCCGTCGGAGGTTACTCAGATTGAAGTTACTTTTGTCGGGTATAAAAACCAGCAGGTAGCCCTGAAAGGGAAAACCGATTTTAAAATTGTACTGACAGAAGATACCCAGGAGATGGAAGAAGTGGTGGTAACCGGTATGTTCACCCGTAAAGCGAATAGTTATACCGGCTCGGTTACCACAATCAAGGGGGATGAATTGAAAACGGTCGGGAATGGAAATGTCTTGTCCAGTTTGAAAAATATAGATCCTTCTTTTCTGATGGTTGAAAATCTGGAGGTTGGTTCGAATCCCAATGCGATACCCGATTTTCAGATGCGTGGACAGACCGGATTTACCGAAGTGGCCAGTGAATATCAGGAAAATCCGAATCAGCCGTTATTTATTTTGGATGGATTCGAGACGACGCTGACGAAAATTATGGACCTTGATATGAATCAGGTACAGAGTGTTACTTTGCTGAAAGATGCTACTGCTAAGGCTATTTATGGGTCGAAAGCGGCCAATGGCGTGGTGGTGGTAGAAACGATCCGACCGGAAAAAGGGAAAATGAAGATTACCTATACCGGAAGCCTGGATATCGAAGCTCCGGATTTATCCAGTTATGACTTGTGTAATGCCGAGGAAAAATTGCGGGCGGAATATCTGGCCGGTTTCTATACTTCTTCGACGGGATCTGCCACAGAACAGATGAATCTGGACAAAAGATATACGACCGTTGCCAGTGCTATCGCGGCCGGTGTCGATACGTATTGGCTGGATAAACCTTTGCGGGTGGGGGTCGGACAAAAACATTCTCTTTATCTGGAGGGTGGGGATGATTATATGCTGTATGGGATCGATCTGAGTTATAACAATGTGGCCGGAGTGATGAAGGGGTCGAACCGGAATACCCTGAGCGGAGGGATTACATTTTCATATAAATACAAAAATTTATTGTTCCGGAATAAGTTTACGATCGACGATAATAAATCGAATGATTCACCTTATGGTTCGTTCAGCGATTATGCTTACCTGAATCCTTATAACCGTTTGCATGACGAGGATGGAGAAATGGAAGATTCCTGGACGGGTTTGGTGACCGAATATAATTATCTGAAAAATGGCCTGATCAATACCCGGTTTGAAGACAGATACACGACGTTTACCGAAAATTTTTATGCCGAATACCAGGCGTTGCAAAATCTGCGTCTGACTGCCCGGTTCGGTTTGACGAAAAAGAACTCCGGTTCGGAAGATTATTATCCTGCCGGACATACCAATTTTGTCAGCTATACAGGGGATAATTTGTATAAGCGGGGTAGCTATTCCACCTATTCCCGTAAAGATAATAACCTGAGTCTGGATTTGGGGGCGGCTTATTCGATCTCAAAATTGAGGCATACGCTTTTTTTGAATGCCCAATACAGTATGAGCCGGGCGAAATATGACTATTATACGGTTGCTGTGCAGGGATTGGCCAATGATAATATGGATCATATTTCGATGGGGGTAGAATACAAGAATACCAAACCGACCGGTAGCGAAGGGATTACCCGGGACATGGGGTTCACCGGTTCTTTAAACTATTCTTTCGACGATCGTTATTTGTTGGATGTCAATTACCGGTTGAACGGTTCTTCCGATTTCGGGACCAATAACCGTTGGGGACATTTTTATTCCTTCGGTTTGGGTTGGAATCTGCATAAAGAGAGTTTCTTCAGTGATATAAAATGGATCGAGCGGATAAAATTCAGGGCCTCGACAGGTTATACCGGGTCGCAAGGTTTTAATTCTTATGATGCTATTGCAACCTTGAATTATTACCAAAGTGCTTATCAGGGCGAATTGGGGTCTTATTTGATGGGATTGGCTAATCCTGATCTGGCCTGGCAAAAGAAATACGACAATAATATCGGTGCGGATCTGAGTTTTTTGCAGGGAGCGGTGAATGTGCGTTTCGATTATTATGTTTCGACGACCAAAGGGACGATCACTTCGGTGACGACTCCGCCTTCTATGGGATTCTCTTCTTACATGGCCAATTTGGGTGAAGTGGAAAACAAAGGTTGGGAAGTGTACCTGAACGGCCGGATTTGGAGAGATACGCCAAGCCGGAGTTATGTGAATTTTTATGCGTCGGCGGCTGCCAATAAAAATATCCTCAAGAAAATATCTAATTCATTGAAAGCATTGAACGATAGCACGGATGAAGAGTACGACTCGTCTTCTGCTACCTCGGTACCTGTCCGTTACGAAGAAGGCCAGTCGATGAGTACGATCTGGGTAGTGAAATCTTTGGGTATCGATCCCCAGACCGGGAAAGAGGTGTTCGTGAAGAAAGACGGTTCGCTGACTTACGATTGGAGTAGTTCCGATTTTATTGCCGGCGGAGATACCCGTCCGAAGGTATCCGGTAATTTCGGTATCAATATGGAGTATCATGGGTTCGGATTGAATGCGGGTTTTACCTGGCGGCTGGGTGGACAAATGTATAATACGACTTTGTTGGACAAAGTAGAAAATGCCGATGTACATTATAATGTCGACCGGCGGGTTTTCACCGGACGTTGGAGTGAACCGGGGCAAGTGGCCCGTTTCAAGTCGATTACGGACGACTCCGAGACTAAACCTACGAGTCGGTTTGTTGAAGATTATAATCTGCTGACATTCTCTTCTTTGAATGTTTATTATGATTTCCGGGAGTGTCGTTTCATGGAAAAGAGTTTTCTGCAACGCATGAAAGCCACCTTTTATATGAATGATATTGCTACCATTTCTTCAGTGAAAACGGAACGCGGAACTTCTTATCCGTTTGCCCGTTCGTTCTCTTTCTCATTACAGGTAACTTTTTAAAACAGGACAACTATGAACAAATTAAGATACAATGTGAGCTTTTGGCTCGGTGCCTTGTTCCTTTTCGTGACGGGAGGATGTTCGGATTATTTCGATGTACGTCCGAAATCACAGGTGCTCGCCGACGAACTTTTTTCTACGGAAGAAGGTTTCAGCGACCAGTTGACCGGAGTGTACAAGAGATTGGCTTCGACCTCTTTGTATGGGCAGGAAATGACCTTCGGGTTAGCCGAAGCCTTGACACAAAATTATGATCTGGCAACAGGAAGCGAGTATTATGAGGCAGGCCTTTACAATTATGAGAATACGGCGGTGAAGAATAAGATCACTACGGTTTGGTCGCAGATGTATTCGGCGATTGCCAATCTGAACATTATGCTGGAGTATATCGATAAAAATCCGGCGATGTTCAGTGGGGATAATTATCGCATATACAAAGGGGAGGCTTTGGGATTGCGTGCTTTTTTGCATCTGGATTTATTGCGGATGTTCGCTCCTTCGTATGCTTCGAATGCACAAGCTCCAGCCATCCCTTATGTAATGACTTATTCGACAGCGGTAACCCCGCAGTCTACTGTCGATAAAGTATTGGATTATGTCATTGCGGATGCCCGGGAAGCTCTCGGGCTGCTGGAAACCGATCCGTTGTTTCTGGCCGATAGTCTGGAAGCTTATACTTATCGGAACGATCGTTCCTATCGGTTTAATTATTATGCCGTTGCAGCAACTTTAGCCAGGGCTTATCAATGGAAGGGAGGGGCCGATAATCTGGCGCAGGCTTTGGTCTATGCCCGGAAAGTGATCGAGGAAAAGAAATTTTCCTGGGTACACTATACTTCTATCACTTCGTCGAATGCTTACGAAAGGGATTTGTTGTTCGCTTCCGAACTGTTATTCCGTTTGAATGTGCTCGATATGGACGATATTATCGGGCCTTATTTTAAAGAACAGACCGATAAGACGAAAAAATTGTCTCCTTCCGAGGAAATGTGGGACGATATTTACGAAGTTTCGACTAAAGCGTATGGGCAGGATTGGCGGCATACTTATCATTGGACTTATAGTGGCAGTGATCCTTATCTGTCTAAATTCTGGCAGTATGAAAACGGTACATATAAAAATTTTATGCCTGTTTTGCGTTGGTCCGAAATGTATTATATCGCTGCCGAAGCTTCACTGAATACCGATTCCCGGCAGGCTGTCCGTTATCTTAACACTGTCCGGAACAACCGGTATCTGGATTTCGACCCGTTGGATGAAAACTTGCCGGTGACACAGATTCAAAATGAAATCTATAAAGAATACCGGAAGGAATTGGTGGGGGAAGGACAATTGTTTTACTATTATAAGCGCTTGAATTTTGCTTCTATTCCCGGGTCGGCGGTCAGCGGTAGCGACGATATCTATGTTTTGCCGATGCCGGAGAATGAGGTTGAATTCGGTAACCGGCAATGATTGTAGAACTGATAAATTGGATTATTATGATAAAATATATACTACTGGGAATTTGGGGATTACTCTTGTTGAATTCCTGCGAAAATGATGATTTTGTTTGGGGAAAAGAAGATTTTGCCCGGATTGTCGGCCCGGAGATCTGGACCAGAAATACAGATTCGATGACTTTTACCTTTTCGGTTTATCCGGAAGAGGTAAAGGAATTTGCTGTAGCGTCTTGTGTCGTGATACAAGGGAAAGTGGCGGATTACGACCGGACAGTGAAATTGGCTGTCGATCCGTCGAAAACAACTGCACAGGCATCCGATTATTCACTGCCCCGGGAAGTGATACTGAAAGCCGGTCAGGATTCGGTGGGGTTCGATATCCTGCTTTACCGGACGGAAGCGATGCAAACCGAAGAAGTACGTCTTCAGGTGAAGATAGACGGCTCCGGTGATCTGCAACCGGGAGTCGATGCGTGGTCTGCTTTGACTATCGCCTGGAACGATAAAATTACCAAGCCGGGCAATTGGGAGGATTTGACCGAATTTTTCGGTGACTATAGCGAGACCAAATACCGGTTTATTATTTCGACTTTGGGAGTCAGTCAGTTTACCTATGGAGAAGCAGAGGGGATGACTTGGGGAGAAATGTGGAACTATCGTTTACGGATGGTCGCTGCGCTGGAAGAATATAATGCCACCCATTCGGAGAATATGAAGGATGAAAATGGGGCTGTCGTTTCTTTTTAATTAATAAAAATAGCATATCATGAGAAGAATGAAATATAAAATCGGGGCTTTTTGCCTCTTGGCGATAGGACTTTGGGGATGTCTGGAGGATAAAGGCGTGTATGATTACGACTTCGGTGTGGCGCCTGAAATAAAGATAGATACGGTTGGAACGGATAAAACCGAACTGTTCCGGACCTGGGAAATCGGGGATACCATTCATTTTACGCCCCGGGTTACCTATAGTAAGCCTGAAAATCTGGTATACCGTTGGTTTGTTATGGATTCCGATTACAAACCGGAAACGGTGGGGAATACGACGGTGTATCCGCCGGCCGACACCATTTCCCGTACACTCGATCTGAATTATGTGGTGAGTCTCGAGGCGGGGAAAGCTTATCAGGTGTGGATGATGGCCAAAGATACGGTATACAATACGATGGGATTTTTTCTGGCGAGATCGTACCTGACTCTTCCTCAGGCGGGTTCTAAGAGTGGAATTTATTGTTTACAAGAAAAAGAGGGCCGGGTGGATGTCGATGTTTTCGGATCGAAAAGGACCTTGATTTTCAGCGGATCACAGGCTGAAGAATATTGGCACGAACAGGATTATTGGAGTGGTTTACATCCGGAACATCCTTTGGACGGTGAGGCTAAGCTGATTTTTTATTCTACTACGGGAAAATGGTATTATATCCTGACCGGACAGGAGGCTTTGCGTTGTTCACCTGCGAATATGGTGATTATGGATACCTGGAACGATATGTTTTATTCAGCGCCCGAATACGGTCCTGAGGCGATGATGTGTGTGAATAATTGTGATTTCCTGATCAATAACGGAAGGTTGCATTGTCTGTATATTCAAAGTGCCGGTGACCGGAAGTTTCCGGTAGCGATGAGCGGTACGTATGATCTTGCTCCTTACCTGGCTTCGGCTACGATTGCGGGTTGGGGGCCTGTGACCGGGGCTATCGGGGCTTACCAGGTGGTTTTCGACAAAGAACAGAACGGTTTCCGGCCTTTCTTCAACCGGGCTTCGTCATTGAGCCGTTTTAGTGAAGCGGATGCTGAAGCGGTATTCGATGTGAACCATATGAACGGGGAGTTGGTGTATTCGGCCACCGTAAACGGAGGTGAGACGATGGCGGTGATGAAACGTGACGGTGGGTATTGGATGGATGTGGCTTGTTTCTACAATGTCGTGGATAATGGAAAGCTGGCTCGTTACTCCCGTTCCCTGGCCGGATGTGAGAATTTAGACCGGGCCACTTGTTTTACTTCGACCAATGCAGGCTCCGTTTTGTTTTATTCGGTCGGTAATACTTTGTATTCTTATAGTTATACTACCGGGCAAACGGAATCTGTAAAAGTGTGGAACTCGGATGACGACGACGAAGTCATTACTTGTCTGTATATGATCGGAACGGGGGGATTCCCGACAGCCGGACGTGTTTTGTGGGCTGCCGTATGGAATGAAAAAACTCAGGAAGGAAAGATCGTAGAATTTGAAGTGAGTCCTACTACCGGAAAGATTGAAGACATGTACGGACCGATGTTCGGAGGGCCGGCCAATAGTCCGAGTATCTTCTCCGGTTTCGGTAAAGTGATCTCGATGACACAAACGATTTAGGCTGGGAAACAGACGTTGGGGCAAAGGTGTGTTAGTAAACGTTACAGAGGGAGCATGAGACAGGTTATCCTCCGTAACGTTTACCCCCTCTGTAACTTATGTTTGTAAAACTGAATTTTTCAAAAAAAGTTTGACTATATGAAATTTAATATTACTTTTGCAGCGTCAAAAACCGGCACGCGGGCGTGGTGGAATTGGTAGACACGCTAGACTTAGGATCTAGTGTCGCAAGACTTGGGGGTTCGAGTCCCTTCGCCCGTACAAAAGTAGGGAAGCCACCTTATGCGAGGTGGCTTTTTTCTGATTGAGAAGAGAGTTAGTCATATATAATAACAATTGCTATAATTCAAGAATGGCATGAATATAACGAAAAACCAGATCGACGATCTGAATGCAACCATTAAGATCGAACTAGGTAAAGAAGATTACGCCGGCCGCGTAGAGAAAGCATTGAAAGATTATCAGAAGAAAGTAGTAGTAAACGGCTTCCGTCCAGGAAAAACTCCGATGGGAATTGTGAAAAAAATGTACGGAAAATCTTTATTGGTAGATGAAATCAATAAAGTTTTGGGAGAGTCGTTGAATAACTACATCAAGGAGAATAACCTTCAGATTCTGGGCGAACCGCTTCCGAACGAGACTGAACAGAAGGAACTGAACCTGGAGGATGAAAATTTCGAATTCCTGTATGATATCGCTTTGTCTCCTGAGGTGAATGCCAAAATGAGCAAACGTGAAAAAATACCTTTCTATACCATCAAAGTTGACGATGAAATGATCGACAAACAGATCGAAAGCATCTGTAAAAACAACGGTAACATGATCGCTGTAGATGAGATCGAAGGTACCGAATACCTGAAAGGGGAATTGATCGAATTGGACGCTGACGGAAATGTGAAAGAAGGAGGTATCAAAAACGAAGATGCTTCGATGTCGGTATTCCACATGAAAGATGAAGAAGCTGTAAATGCTTTCAAGGGTAAAAAAGCAGGTGAGGAAGTGAAGTTCAATGCAGTGAAAGCATACCCGAACAAGACCGATTTTGCTGCTATGTTGGGTGTCACGAAAGAAGAAGCCGAACATGCCGGTGAAAACTATTGTTTTATCGTCAAAGAAATCAAACGTTATATCGATGCAGAAGTAAACGAAGAATTGTTTACTAAATTGTATGGGGAAGGAGTGGTCAAAGATGCAGCGGATTTCCGTAATCGCGTGAAGGCAGATATCGAAAATCAGCTGAAAGGACATTCTGAATACCGCTTTACCATCGATGCCAAAGAAAAACTGATAAAGAAAAATGAAGATGTCGTTCTGCCCGAAACTTTCCTGAAAAGATGGATTGTGGCTGTCAATGAAAAGATGACTCCTGAAGAAGTGGAGAAAGATTTCGAAGGCTACCGGGATGAATTTAAAT
Coding sequences within it:
- a CDS encoding PKD-like family lipoprotein; its protein translation is MRRMKYKIGAFCLLAIGLWGCLEDKGVYDYDFGVAPEIKIDTVGTDKTELFRTWEIGDTIHFTPRVTYSKPENLVYRWFVMDSDYKPETVGNTTVYPPADTISRTLDLNYVVSLEAGKAYQVWMMAKDTVYNTMGFFLARSYLTLPQAGSKSGIYCLQEKEGRVDVDVFGSKRTLIFSGSQAEEYWHEQDYWSGLHPEHPLDGEAKLIFYSTTGKWYYILTGQEALRCSPANMVIMDTWNDMFYSAPEYGPEAMMCVNNCDFLINNGRLHCLYIQSAGDRKFPVAMSGTYDLAPYLASATIAGWGPVTGAIGAYQVVFDKEQNGFRPFFNRASSLSRFSEADAEAVFDVNHMNGELVYSATVNGGETMAVMKRDGGYWMDVACFYNVVDNGKLARYSRSLAGCENLDRATCFTSTNAGSVLFYSVGNTLYSYSYTTGQTESVKVWNSDDDDEVITCLYMIGTGGFPTAGRVLWAAVWNEKTQEGKIVEFEVSPTTGKIEDMYGPMFGGPANSPSIFSGFGKVISMTQTI
- the tig gene encoding trigger factor; protein product: MNITKNQIDDLNATIKIELGKEDYAGRVEKALKDYQKKVVVNGFRPGKTPMGIVKKMYGKSLLVDEINKVLGESLNNYIKENNLQILGEPLPNETEQKELNLEDENFEFLYDIALSPEVNAKMSKREKIPFYTIKVDDEMIDKQIESICKNNGNMIAVDEIEGTEYLKGELIELDADGNVKEGGIKNEDASMSVFHMKDEEAVNAFKGKKAGEEVKFNAVKAYPNKTDFAAMLGVTKEEAEHAGENYCFIVKEIKRYIDAEVNEELFTKLYGEGVVKDAADFRNRVKADIENQLKGHSEYRFTIDAKEKLIKKNEDVVLPETFLKRWIVAVNEKMTPEEVEKDFEGYRDEFKWQLVKSAIVKDYDVKVEAEDMKREGRQIAAAQLQQYGLYGLTDEQLDGFAAKLLEDEKQRQHLYERALDNKVFDVIRENVKLEEQEISMADFEKLFQK
- a CDS encoding DUF4843 domain-containing protein, translated to MIKYILLGIWGLLLLNSCENDDFVWGKEDFARIVGPEIWTRNTDSMTFTFSVYPEEVKEFAVASCVVIQGKVADYDRTVKLAVDPSKTTAQASDYSLPREVILKAGQDSVGFDILLYRTEAMQTEEVRLQVKIDGSGDLQPGVDAWSALTIAWNDKITKPGNWEDLTEFFGDYSETKYRFIISTLGVSQFTYGEAEGMTWGEMWNYRLRMVAALEEYNATHSENMKDENGAVVSF
- a CDS encoding RagB/SusD family nutrient uptake outer membrane protein, with amino-acid sequence MNKLRYNVSFWLGALFLFVTGGCSDYFDVRPKSQVLADELFSTEEGFSDQLTGVYKRLASTSLYGQEMTFGLAEALTQNYDLATGSEYYEAGLYNYENTAVKNKITTVWSQMYSAIANLNIMLEYIDKNPAMFSGDNYRIYKGEALGLRAFLHLDLLRMFAPSYASNAQAPAIPYVMTYSTAVTPQSTVDKVLDYVIADAREALGLLETDPLFLADSLEAYTYRNDRSYRFNYYAVAATLARAYQWKGGADNLAQALVYARKVIEEKKFSWVHYTSITSSNAYERDLLFASELLFRLNVLDMDDIIGPYFKEQTDKTKKLSPSEEMWDDIYEVSTKAYGQDWRHTYHWTYSGSDPYLSKFWQYENGTYKNFMPVLRWSEMYYIAAEASLNTDSRQAVRYLNTVRNNRYLDFDPLDENLPVTQIQNEIYKEYRKELVGEGQLFYYYKRLNFASIPGSAVSGSDDIYVLPMPENEVEFGNRQ
- a CDS encoding SusC/RagA family TonB-linked outer membrane protein — its product is MKKNVQNKNYRRGWRLLAVIGMLLCLPLLQLKAQEMRTITGLVVDQKGEILPGATVKAVQAPGVKTLIATSTDLDGKFKLNIPSEVTQIEVTFVGYKNQQVALKGKTDFKIVLTEDTQEMEEVVVTGMFTRKANSYTGSVTTIKGDELKTVGNGNVLSSLKNIDPSFLMVENLEVGSNPNAIPDFQMRGQTGFTEVASEYQENPNQPLFILDGFETTLTKIMDLDMNQVQSVTLLKDATAKAIYGSKAANGVVVVETIRPEKGKMKITYTGSLDIEAPDLSSYDLCNAEEKLRAEYLAGFYTSSTGSATEQMNLDKRYTTVASAIAAGVDTYWLDKPLRVGVGQKHSLYLEGGDDYMLYGIDLSYNNVAGVMKGSNRNTLSGGITFSYKYKNLLFRNKFTIDDNKSNDSPYGSFSDYAYLNPYNRLHDEDGEMEDSWTGLVTEYNYLKNGLINTRFEDRYTTFTENFYAEYQALQNLRLTARFGLTKKNSGSEDYYPAGHTNFVSYTGDNLYKRGSYSTYSRKDNNLSLDLGAAYSISKLRHTLFLNAQYSMSRAKYDYYTVAVQGLANDNMDHISMGVEYKNTKPTGSEGITRDMGFTGSLNYSFDDRYLLDVNYRLNGSSDFGTNNRWGHFYSFGLGWNLHKESFFSDIKWIERIKFRASTGYTGSQGFNSYDAIATLNYYQSAYQGELGSYLMGLANPDLAWQKKYDNNIGADLSFLQGAVNVRFDYYVSTTKGTITSVTTPPSMGFSSYMANLGEVENKGWEVYLNGRIWRDTPSRSYVNFYASAAANKNILKKISNSLKALNDSTDEEYDSSSATSVPVRYEEGQSMSTIWVVKSLGIDPQTGKEVFVKKDGSLTYDWSSSDFIAGGDTRPKVSGNFGINMEYHGFGLNAGFTWRLGGQMYNTTLLDKVENADVHYNVDRRVFTGRWSEPGQVARFKSITDDSETKPTSRFVEDYNLLTFSSLNVYYDFRECRFMEKSFLQRMKATFYMNDIATISSVKTERGTSYPFARSFSFSLQVTF